In the genome of Petrotoga sp. 9PWA.NaAc.5.4, one region contains:
- a CDS encoding bifunctional oligoribonuclease/PAP phosphatase NrnA yields MQEKEKIIEEILKSNNILIVGHILPDGDDVSSVVSMKSGLEKLNKKCTAVIDDDIPEYLLQFPLVKKEIKDFSSIENDLNKFDLMIVLDASSTDRIGKIEKYLEFFKVVLIDHHATNTHFADINWVDFKMSSTAQMVYRILNDLNVDYDEELATMNLLGIATDTGFFRYQNTGTQVFKDAAALTEKGANISYIANLILDSTPIEHLYLLKDIISNLQLLLNGQIAYTTITLDMLSAYGIIPKDAPSFVEKLRSIRNVEVAIVFQEYERGLYHVSLRSKEWADVSKIAVHFGGGGHPRAAGFSLKTDKIKSSIQEVLDFITKFMKNEENSKIL; encoded by the coding sequence TTGCAAGAAAAAGAAAAAATCATTGAAGAAATCCTTAAAAGCAATAATATATTGATAGTTGGCCACATATTACCGGATGGAGACGATGTTAGCTCTGTAGTAAGTATGAAATCAGGATTAGAGAAATTAAATAAAAAATGTACAGCAGTAATAGACGATGATATACCTGAATATCTATTACAATTTCCATTAGTTAAAAAAGAAATTAAAGATTTTTCTTCGATCGAAAATGACCTTAATAAGTTTGACCTTATGATTGTATTAGATGCTTCTTCTACTGATAGGATTGGAAAAATTGAAAAGTATTTAGAATTCTTCAAAGTAGTTTTAATCGATCATCATGCTACCAATACCCATTTTGCAGATATTAATTGGGTAGATTTTAAAATGAGTTCTACAGCACAAATGGTTTATAGAATTTTGAATGATTTAAATGTTGATTACGATGAAGAATTAGCTACGATGAATTTACTTGGAATAGCAACAGATACAGGTTTTTTTAGATATCAAAACACAGGAACGCAGGTTTTTAAAGATGCCGCTGCGCTTACAGAGAAAGGAGCTAATATTAGTTATATTGCTAATTTAATATTAGATAGTACGCCTATAGAACATCTTTATTTACTCAAAGACATTATTTCAAACCTTCAGTTATTATTAAATGGACAGATAGCTTATACTACCATAACCCTTGATATGCTTTCTGCTTACGGCATTATACCAAAGGATGCTCCTTCTTTTGTTGAAAAGTTACGTTCTATAAGAAATGTGGAAGTAGCCATTGTATTTCAAGAATATGAGCGAGGATTATACCATGTTTCTTTGAGATCCAAAGAATGGGCGGACGTTTCAAAAATTGCTGTTCATTTTGGTGGAGGTGGACACCCAAGAGCCGCAGGATTTTCGCTTAAAACAGATAAAATTAAGTCATCTATTCAAGAAGTCCTTGATTTTATAACGAAATTCATGAAAAATGAAGAAAATTCTAAAATCTTATAA
- a CDS encoding HD-GYP domain-containing protein: MKRVPFYELKAGQVVAENVYKGSTLLISKGTVLKVRDIERLKNYGIRIVMVYDENDFIEKKIEEKITIQFDDIPPVVEEEKYTQWHQQFEFVKNITHLKEDTTELDNLSEDIYKRFLKKEDVVLNLFHSIGDESLNAHSINTAIISTIIASKMNMPDVFFNPLLKASLLHDIGYSLLGKRVIFDYLDLQDVTVRSHIVSAYEALKNIEKNISKEIVDAVSTHHERFDGNGIFMRLKENSISPVVRVLQIGDAYDSYIESGHSSYEAMSFLLRYSGLIFDPYYVSLFFSIVGLYPTGTIVLLNNGKKAVVLKKGKTSTFPIVQIDGEIVETGIETGLYIKEVLKEGE, encoded by the coding sequence ATGAAAAGAGTGCCTTTTTATGAATTAAAAGCGGGACAGGTTGTGGCTGAAAATGTTTATAAGGGTTCTACATTATTAATTTCAAAAGGGACTGTACTTAAAGTTAGAGATATCGAGAGATTAAAAAATTACGGTATTAGAATCGTAATGGTGTACGATGAGAATGATTTCATCGAAAAGAAAATTGAAGAAAAAATTACCATCCAATTTGATGATATCCCTCCTGTTGTTGAAGAAGAAAAATATACTCAGTGGCATCAACAGTTTGAATTTGTTAAAAATATTACCCATTTGAAGGAAGACACTACTGAACTCGATAACTTGTCAGAAGATATTTATAAACGATTTTTAAAGAAGGAAGATGTTGTTCTCAATCTTTTTCATTCTATTGGAGACGAATCGTTAAATGCACATTCTATAAACACAGCCATTATTTCGACTATAATAGCATCAAAAATGAATATGCCGGATGTTTTTTTCAATCCCCTTTTGAAAGCTTCTTTGTTGCATGATATAGGTTACAGTTTACTAGGTAAAAGAGTTATATTTGATTATTTAGATTTACAAGATGTAACTGTCAGATCTCACATAGTTTCTGCATATGAAGCCTTAAAAAATATCGAAAAAAACATAAGCAAAGAGATTGTAGATGCCGTTTCTACTCATCATGAAAGGTTTGATGGTAACGGAATATTTATGCGTTTAAAGGAAAATTCTATAAGTCCCGTTGTAAGAGTCCTTCAAATAGGGGATGCCTATGATTCGTATATAGAAAGTGGACATTCTTCCTACGAAGCTATGAGTTTTCTTTTGAGATATTCCGGATTAATTTTTGACCCTTATTATGTTAGTTTATTTTTTTCAATTGTGGGATTATATCCTACAGGAACCATCGTATTATTAAATAATGGTAAAAAGGCTGTTGTTTTAAAAAAGGGTAAAACTTCCACTTTTCCAATAGTTCAAATCGATGGAGAAATTGTAGAAACTGGCATTGAAACAGGTTTATACATTAAAGAAGTTTTAAAAGAAGGAGAATGA
- a CDS encoding purine-nucleoside phosphorylase, whose product MSTKIEKATQYIKEHTEIKPVIGLILGSGLGYIADKVENSKIIKYKDIPFFPQSTVVGHEGSLVLGTIEGVPVMVLKGRFHAYEGTELKKIVFPIYVMKALGVKGIIITNAAGGINRTFTPGDIVANTDFINFTFKNPLIGPNLDKIGPRFPSMEEPIDKKWLKLVIDESKSEGIEIKEGIYLWTLGPSYETPAEIKLFEKLNADLVGMSTMPEIMAAKHADLKTLSFSAVTNMAAGILSEPLKHEDVLKVTEKIKIKFEKVVYNAIKLF is encoded by the coding sequence ATGTCTACTAAAATCGAAAAAGCTACCCAATATATAAAAGAACATACAGAAATAAAACCTGTTATAGGGTTAATATTAGGATCAGGATTGGGATACATCGCTGATAAAGTAGAAAATTCCAAAATAATAAAATACAAAGATATCCCTTTTTTCCCTCAATCTACAGTTGTTGGGCATGAAGGAAGTCTTGTTTTAGGAACCATTGAAGGAGTTCCTGTCATGGTATTGAAAGGTAGATTCCATGCTTATGAGGGTACAGAACTAAAAAAAATAGTTTTTCCTATATATGTAATGAAAGCTTTAGGAGTTAAAGGCATTATTATTACAAATGCCGCAGGGGGAATAAACAGAACTTTTACTCCTGGAGATATAGTCGCTAACACTGATTTTATCAATTTTACTTTTAAAAACCCATTGATAGGTCCTAACTTAGACAAGATAGGTCCAAGATTTCCTTCGATGGAAGAACCCATAGACAAAAAATGGTTAAAATTAGTAATAGATGAGTCAAAATCAGAAGGAATAGAAATCAAAGAAGGTATATACTTATGGACTCTCGGCCCTTCCTACGAAACGCCGGCAGAAATAAAATTATTTGAAAAACTTAATGCAGATTTGGTAGGCATGTCAACCATGCCGGAAATAATGGCTGCAAAACACGCAGATCTTAAAACACTTTCTTTTTCTGCAGTAACAAATATGGCTGCGGGAATATTGTCAGAACCTCTGAAACATGAAGATGTTTTAAAAGTAACTGAAAAAATCAAAATTAAATTTGAAAAAGTTGTATACAATGCTATTAAATTATTTTGA
- a CDS encoding metal-dependent transcriptional regulator, with product MSPKISESLENYLRAIYTLQIDGKIPRIKDISKILSVKDASAVEAVKKLEKIGYVKHERYGYVNLTEKGLLMAERVYRKYIILNDFFVNVLGLSKEQAYNLSCGMEHHITDNIYVSLDGLILFLKRNPIEFNKAKEFISKYRKKMPHDFKTTLYDLPLDKPSEILDISEENEMKKALISKGIYPGLTVEIKKKEEKSFEIFANDKIINLSEEEAKHIIVA from the coding sequence TTGAGTCCCAAGATTTCAGAAAGTTTAGAAAATTATTTAAGAGCCATATACACATTACAGATCGATGGAAAAATTCCAAGAATTAAAGACATTTCAAAAATTTTGTCTGTAAAAGATGCATCTGCTGTTGAAGCCGTTAAAAAATTAGAAAAGATAGGTTATGTAAAACATGAAAGGTACGGTTATGTTAATCTAACAGAAAAAGGCTTGCTTATGGCAGAAAGGGTCTATAGAAAATATATAATATTAAATGATTTTTTTGTAAATGTTCTAGGACTTTCCAAAGAACAAGCTTATAACTTGTCATGTGGAATGGAGCATCATATTACTGATAACATATATGTTTCATTAGATGGTTTGATACTCTTTTTAAAAAGAAACCCTATAGAATTTAACAAAGCAAAGGAATTTATTTCAAAATATCGAAAAAAAATGCCACATGATTTTAAAACAACTTTGTATGATCTACCTCTTGATAAACCTTCAGAAATATTAGATATTTCTGAAGAAAATGAAATGAAAAAGGCTTTAATAAGCAAAGGTATATATCCAGGACTAACTGTAGAAATTAAAAAAAAGGAAGAAAAGAGTTTTGAAATTTTTGCAAACGATAAAATTATAAACCTTTCAGAAGAAGAAGCCAAACATATTATTGTTGCATAG
- a CDS encoding pitrilysin family protein, protein MYKYKKLDNGLNVILVSRESMMSAAVLFCVKAGSSKESSNDAGIFHLIEHLVFRGTKKRDAHQIKNPIEEVGGTLNAFTSKNFTVFYTKVPAIKVTESIEILSEIVFEPLFKTEDIIKEKNIVSEEISSYEDDPINNVFENLYKNIYDEGFARPVLGFKETVSNLNYDVIDYYYKTFYIPENVDVIIVGKFVEDDVLNQLNKINPTNDSRLKIDISSPIIKNENVVIKKAKKDLSSSYVVRAFKASGKITQGYYNTLILNTFLGSGMSSLLFSKLRDEEGLVYEVASDYEAYPKEGLLLFFAATSEEKLSILIKKFQEIFSIIKDYKKMEKWFNYGKNRLIGKLTLELENNLSMALNILDLYENYGKIITIEEFIEKLEKVKMEDVIETTENILLSPEFISILSPQR, encoded by the coding sequence TTGTATAAATACAAAAAATTAGATAACGGATTAAATGTTATTTTAGTATCCAGAGAATCTATGATGAGTGCCGCTGTTCTTTTTTGTGTCAAAGCTGGTTCATCTAAAGAAAGTTCAAACGATGCTGGAATATTTCATTTGATAGAACATTTAGTTTTTAGAGGCACTAAAAAAAGAGATGCGCATCAAATTAAAAATCCCATAGAAGAAGTAGGTGGAACCTTAAATGCTTTTACTTCTAAAAATTTTACGGTGTTTTATACAAAAGTTCCAGCCATAAAAGTAACAGAAAGTATTGAGATTTTGTCTGAAATAGTTTTTGAACCACTATTTAAAACCGAAGATATTATTAAAGAAAAAAATATTGTTTCGGAAGAAATTTCTTCATATGAAGATGATCCAATTAACAATGTTTTTGAAAATTTGTATAAGAATATTTACGATGAAGGTTTTGCAAGACCCGTTTTAGGTTTTAAAGAAACTGTTTCAAACTTAAATTATGATGTTATTGATTATTATTATAAAACATTTTATATTCCTGAAAACGTTGATGTTATAATAGTAGGTAAGTTTGTTGAGGATGATGTTCTAAATCAGCTTAATAAAATAAACCCAACCAATGATTCTCGATTAAAAATCGATATAAGTAGTCCAATTATTAAAAATGAAAATGTGGTTATTAAAAAAGCAAAAAAAGATCTTTCAAGTAGTTATGTAGTTAGAGCATTTAAAGCATCGGGTAAGATAACTCAAGGTTATTATAATACGCTTATTTTAAATACTTTTTTGGGAAGTGGCATGAGCTCTTTATTATTTTCAAAGCTAAGAGATGAAGAAGGATTAGTGTATGAAGTTGCATCCGACTATGAAGCTTATCCAAAAGAAGGTCTTCTACTATTTTTTGCAGCTACTTCTGAAGAGAAACTCTCTATATTGATAAAAAAATTTCAAGAAATTTTTTCTATTATCAAAGATTATAAAAAAATGGAAAAATGGTTTAATTATGGTAAAAATAGATTGATTGGAAAATTAACTTTAGAATTAGAAAATAATCTCTCGATGGCATTAAATATTTTAGATTTATACGAAAATTATGGTAAAATCATAACGATAGAAGAATTTATAGAGAAATTAGAAAAAGTAAAAATGGAAGATGTCATTGAAACAACAGAAAATATACTACTAAGTCCCGAATTTATCTCGATACTTTCTCCTCAAAGATAA